From the genome of Setaria viridis chromosome 1, Setaria_viridis_v4.0, whole genome shotgun sequence:
AATTAGAGCCAAGTGGCTAAGAGAAGATGTGAACAAGCCGATTTTCATACAACAAGACAATGCTCCTTCTCATTTAAAAGTGGATGATCCTCAATTTTGTGAGGTTGCTAAGCAAGATGGGTTTGACATTCGGCTTATATGTCAACCACCCAATTCTCCAGATTTTAACATTCTAGATTTGGTTTTTTTTAGCTAATCAAGCTATTCAATACAAGAAAGATGCTAAGACAATGAAAGATCTTTCAATACAAGAAAGATGCTAAGACAATGAAAGATCTAATTCCAGTAGTCGAACAGCTAAATGATCATCCATTCCATTGTTTCAATACAAGAAAGATTGTTTAGAAGGTCTAATTTCTTGAATACATGTTTTGTAGGCATTCTTGGAGTACAGTCCATGGAAAGCAAATAGGATTTTTGTAACACTACAATCTGTTTTGAAGGAAGCAATGAAGCTTAAAGGTTGCAACAATATAAAAATTCCTCACTTGCAGAAACAAAAACTAGAGAGGGAAGATAGGCTGCCATTGCAAATCCCTTGTGAAGCTTCATTGCTAGCCGAAGCACTTGCTAGTCTTGCTAAAACAAAATAGAAGATGCAAGTTAGTTTATGCAAATTATTAGATGCGTGTATCTTAGGTTTGCAATGGCCAAATTGTGAGATGCATGTACTGTACCTTAGTGCTCTTTGTTTGCTGCTTCTTAATATGCTCATCCACCTTCTTCAAAACTTCATCAGTGCACAAGATTATAGTACCATCCATCTCAAGTTTAGCCACATCAGGAATGTAGAACTTGCAATCGAATCTGTCCATTAGATGGAACCACTTTGCTGAGATGTCGTAGTCTTCATGTAGAAGGCCACAACGTGCACACCTGCGAGCGTTCTGGTGAGCTTGGAAGCAAGCATCTCCAAAGACGCCGCCAGCGTGCAACGTGCCGCAACGAGGACAGTGCACGACCTCGTC
Proteins encoded in this window:
- the LOC117840070 gene encoding uncharacterized protein translates to MKSVGALDLEALKSVDALVSVNALDSDVAMESVDVVPDSIDVVVLDSVKLVLDSVDVVPNSVEDVPNDDEVVHCPRCGTLHAGGVFGDACFQAHQNARRCARCGLLHEDYDISAKWFHLMDRFDCKFYIPDVAKLEMDGTIILCTDEVLKKVDEHIKKQQTKSTKQD